In Peromyscus maniculatus bairdii isolate BWxNUB_F1_BW_parent chromosome 9, HU_Pman_BW_mat_3.1, whole genome shotgun sequence, one genomic interval encodes:
- the LOC143267150 gene encoding disks large homolog 5-like — MWSRLKRLVESENTQHGETRARKKEAGPRSHWTTWRNLWTWGRRRTTGEAPSQLSTFTEQEQEQDMKKIEKLTIRLHDMECETNELRGILANYTCKDLNNRLNFETEMLEMEHKQVMLALQKMPLEMSEALDKCKGLMEETEYFSYLNGQILPECNQLRNNVRLLRHQNMLLWKEQIEEHETCEKLKKLLKEAHEKMCDPCAEQHQEQESLDEKLKGLLNQKELVTQQRDLAEKLQHHFSVYEMR, encoded by the exons ATGTGGTCAAGACTGAAGCGTCTAGTTGAGAGCGAGAATACacagcatggagagaccagagcgaggaagaaagaagcaggcccTAGGTCTCACTGGACAACATGGAGAAATCTCTGGACCTGGGGAAGACGCA GGACTACTGGAGAGGCACCATCCCAACTCTCCACCTTTACAGAACAGGAGCAGGagcaagacatgaaaaaaatCGAAAAACTCACCATTCGCTTACATGACATGGAATGTGAGACAAACGAGCTTCGTGGTATCCTAGCCAATTATACTTGCAAGGATTTgaacaacag gctgaactTTGAAACAGAGATGCTTGAAATGGAACACAAGCAGGTGATGTTGGCTCTCCAGAAAATGCCATTGGAGATGAGTGAAGCCTTGGACAAGTGCAAGGGGCTGATGGAGGAGACTGAATACTTTAG TTACCTCAATGGCCAGATCCTACCAGAGTGTAATCAGCTAAGGAACAATGTCCGTCTGTTGAGACATCAGAACATGCTGTTGTGGAAGGAGCAGATTGAAGAGCATGAGACCTGTGAGAAGTTGAAGAAGCTCTTaaaggaggcccatgagaagatgtgTGACCCCTGTGCTGAGCAGCATCAG gagcaaGAAAGCCTGGATGAAAAACTGAAGGGCCTGCTGAATCAGAAGGAGCTGGTCACccagcaaagggacttggcagaaaagctgcaacaTCACTTCAGTGTTTatgagatgaggtag